One region of Hydrogenobaculum sp. Y04AAS1 genomic DNA includes:
- a CDS encoding biopolymer transporter ExbD — protein MANLWEEEHQEKEEILIVPMIDVMLFLLTFFVLLTINSISLNGKQLSVPASKYTDPLPRVENVKIYLTKNNLVYVGSNKYPYSLNDLTSYFQNIKKQVKDSKDINVYIVPDKDANVQTLVNVMDHIQQAGISNISVVNKQS, from the coding sequence ATGGCCAATCTTTGGGAAGAAGAACATCAAGAGAAAGAAGAAATACTTATAGTGCCAATGATAGATGTGATGTTGTTTTTGCTAACATTTTTTGTGCTTTTGACGATAAACTCTATTTCTTTAAATGGAAAGCAATTAAGTGTACCAGCATCTAAATACACTGATCCATTACCAAGAGTAGAAAACGTAAAAATTTATCTGACAAAAAATAATCTAGTTTACGTGGGTTCAAACAAGTATCCATACAGCTTAAATGATTTGACATCTTATTTTCAAAATATCAAGAAGCAGGTCAAAGATTCTAAAGACATAAATGTATATATAGTTCCAGATAAAGATGCAAATGTACAAACCTTAGTAAACGTAATGGATCACATTCAGCAGGCTGGTATCTCAAATATATCTGTTGTAAATAAGCAATCATGA
- a CDS encoding MotA/TolQ/ExbB proton channel family protein, producing the protein MDLEMFHKAVFVIMFVIFVISNYVIVYKFIQISKIKKEINRSSEKEAYKLITKLKDSMWILDFGITSGPLLGLLGSILALIESFANLAERGISNPVVISKSIGFALVATAFGICLALWDLVFYKMLNDMIRNIKEEAKLIFAGGN; encoded by the coding sequence ATGGACTTAGAGATGTTTCATAAAGCGGTATTTGTTATAATGTTTGTGATATTTGTAATTTCTAATTATGTGATAGTTTATAAGTTTATTCAAATAAGTAAAATAAAAAAAGAGATAAACAGATCTTCAGAAAAAGAAGCTTACAAACTTATAACTAAGTTAAAAGATAGTATGTGGATATTAGATTTTGGAATTACATCAGGACCTTTGTTAGGGCTTCTTGGTAGTATATTGGCCCTTATAGAATCTTTTGCAAATTTAGCAGAAAGGGGTATTTCTAATCCAGTAGTTATAAGCAAATCCATAGGTTTTGCTCTAGTGGCTACAGCTTTTGGTATATGTTTAGCTCTTTGGGATTTGGTGTTTTATAAGATGTTAAACGATATGATAAGAAATATAAAAGAAGAGGCTAAACTAATCTTTGCAGGAGGTAATTGA
- a CDS encoding alkaline phosphatase family protein, with translation MKKFLLAMSLFAGVGFAKDVGNHLTPWGWDIKPVGKYVYTYNFPTNVVVSKNHIFVLTNGATSYQTITMYNKNLQELFQVKAWKDEVNPSKDPRYLFLPYQSFYQGMYYKDHKLYVAGGFSDNVLVFDVYPKSLKLEKKIYLHYKRFPKNQYPYIYQGFRYDLRHFYPDAVVKGDKYIYATGLLSNAIARIDENDKIKYLNVGAYPYDIALSPKYIFVSLWGDNAIAVIDRNTFQFIKKIYVGKKLGKSSESAGVHPTNLYYKNDKLYVSLANIGKIAIIDTKNLKFLGFLKDKLFKDQEPGSYPNALFEEDNKLFVSSAGTNSINIFDIKSKKLIGAIPTGWYPSAMKVGDNNIYVVSAKGLGSFPNTKYQWIGILMPGILQKISLEDIDKNIKNYTKELFTYDKFDDIKKQDKLVKFLRKHIKYVVFILRENKTFDEDFGTYKRAGKWADPNLALYTKKELPNLFNFADHYVLMANFYADGEVTAQGHQWTTGASVSDFVERTWQEYYSGRGLAENPGWTQALTFGYATGWGGMPNGVDNPFAIYENLDKLGEWSNPWISYPYKLYLFNNLLAHHVSFEDFGEFVSRNRWGDIPKAMKPHIGYSFPGWNRFILDTFRADAAIKWFKTHKMPKFSYIWLPDDHTAGLHPCYYTPQYYVANNDYATAKIIEYLSHTPYWKHMAIFITEDDAQSGADHIDAHRTFAVVLSPWVKSGYISTKHYSQINIVKTIEKVLGIPPMSIFDQTTPVISGIWTDKPNFSPIKAVKPDVKVAFNPGYCNNYTLLRREAGATGHYVNKKWLEKHMKKDSKDSSYIPSSKNLYTPTSLLKVSGFEQFKQSAIATKGYSGYKKMLGYIKTLAKEQNKSVWAFISN, from the coding sequence ATGAAAAAGTTTTTGCTTGCTATGAGCTTGTTTGCTGGTGTAGGATTTGCAAAGGATGTCGGAAATCATCTTACCCCCTGGGGATGGGATATAAAACCAGTAGGGAAATATGTCTATACCTACAACTTTCCTACAAACGTAGTAGTGTCTAAAAACCATATTTTTGTACTGACAAACGGCGCTACCTCTTATCAGACTATTACTATGTACAACAAAAATCTGCAAGAACTTTTTCAAGTAAAAGCCTGGAAAGACGAGGTAAATCCATCCAAAGATCCAAGGTATTTATTCTTACCCTATCAAAGTTTTTATCAAGGTATGTATTACAAAGACCACAAGCTTTATGTAGCAGGTGGATTTTCTGACAATGTCTTGGTGTTTGATGTTTATCCTAAAAGCCTTAAACTGGAGAAAAAAATATACCTTCATTACAAAAGGTTTCCTAAAAATCAATATCCATACATATATCAAGGTTTTAGATACGATTTGAGACACTTTTATCCTGACGCTGTTGTAAAAGGAGATAAATATATATACGCTACTGGGCTTTTATCAAATGCAATAGCAAGAATAGATGAAAACGATAAAATAAAATATTTAAACGTAGGTGCTTATCCATACGATATAGCACTATCTCCAAAATATATATTTGTTAGCCTTTGGGGAGACAATGCCATAGCTGTAATAGATAGAAATACATTTCAATTTATCAAAAAAATATACGTAGGTAAAAAGCTCGGCAAATCTAGTGAATCTGCCGGCGTTCATCCTACAAACCTATATTATAAAAACGATAAACTATATGTAAGCTTGGCAAATATCGGCAAAATAGCAATCATAGATACCAAAAACCTCAAGTTTTTGGGCTTTTTAAAAGATAAACTTTTTAAAGATCAAGAACCCGGTTCTTATCCAAACGCTTTGTTTGAAGAAGATAATAAGCTTTTTGTATCAAGCGCTGGCACAAACTCTATAAATATTTTTGATATTAAAAGCAAAAAACTAATAGGTGCCATACCAACAGGATGGTACCCAAGCGCTATGAAAGTAGGAGATAACAATATCTACGTTGTCTCAGCAAAAGGTCTTGGCTCTTTTCCAAACACAAAATATCAATGGATAGGTATTTTAATGCCTGGTATATTGCAAAAAATCTCTTTAGAAGACATAGATAAAAACATTAAAAACTATACAAAAGAGCTGTTTACATATGATAAGTTTGACGATATCAAAAAACAAGATAAACTAGTTAAATTTTTAAGAAAGCATATAAAGTATGTGGTTTTTATACTAAGAGAAAACAAAACCTTTGACGAGGATTTTGGTACTTACAAAAGAGCTGGCAAATGGGCAGACCCAAATTTAGCTTTATACACTAAAAAAGAGCTTCCAAATCTCTTTAATTTTGCAGATCACTACGTTTTGATGGCAAACTTTTATGCGGACGGCGAAGTAACAGCCCAAGGACACCAATGGACCACTGGGGCAAGTGTATCTGATTTTGTAGAAAGAACATGGCAAGAGTACTACTCTGGAAGAGGTTTAGCTGAAAATCCAGGCTGGACACAAGCCCTTACCTTTGGCTACGCTACTGGTTGGGGTGGTATGCCAAATGGTGTAGACAATCCTTTTGCTATATACGAAAATTTAGATAAGCTTGGAGAATGGTCAAATCCTTGGATATCTTACCCTTACAAGCTTTATCTATTTAACAATCTATTGGCTCATCATGTAAGTTTTGAAGATTTTGGAGAGTTTGTATCAAGAAATAGATGGGGTGATATACCAAAAGCTATGAAGCCACATATAGGCTACTCATTCCCCGGGTGGAACCGCTTTATCTTAGACACGTTTAGAGCTGACGCTGCAATAAAATGGTTTAAAACCCACAAGATGCCAAAATTTTCCTACATATGGCTTCCAGATGATCACACTGCTGGGCTTCATCCATGCTATTACACACCCCAGTATTACGTAGCTAACAACGACTATGCTACCGCAAAAATTATAGAATATCTATCTCATACGCCTTACTGGAAGCATATGGCTATATTTATCACCGAAGACGATGCCCAATCTGGAGCAGATCACATAGACGCTCATAGAACTTTTGCAGTGGTCTTAAGCCCATGGGTAAAATCAGGTTATATATCCACAAAACATTACTCTCAAATAAACATAGTAAAAACAATAGAAAAAGTGCTTGGAATACCACCTATGTCTATTTTTGACCAAACTACACCAGTTATATCTGGCATATGGACAGATAAACCAAACTTTAGTCCTATAAAAGCCGTAAAACCAGATGTAAAGGTGGCTTTCAATCCAGGATACTGTAACAACTACACATTGTTAAGACGAGAAGCTGGCGCTACAGGGCATTACGTAAACAAAAAATGGTTAGAAAAACATATGAAAAAGGATTCCAAAGATAGCTCTTATATTCCATCTTCTAAAAATCTATATACACCAACATCTTTGCTAAAAGTTTCCGGTTTTGAGCAGTTTAAACAATCAGCCATTGCTACCAAAGGTTATTCTGGTTATAAAAAGATGCTTGGTTATATAAAAACCCTTGCCAAAGAACAAAATAAAAGCGTTTGGGCTTTTATAAGTAACTGA
- a CDS encoding cation diffusion facilitator family transporter, translating to MNEKNLGRGLYFVFTITFLDFLLEVYYGYAFNSLALLSDAVYMFMDLSGQALAIFAMYLSKKPPNPKRTFGYYRVEILSALFNGITAGFFLIMIFLHAFKRLLHPEYVNAGGVFWISILGLIVNIIGIVILYIGSRHSLNIAGAFLRVLMDGLSSVGVIASSVLIELTGNYIFDPIMSILVGLSVIYPIYKVLSKSIDILMESSPEYVNLEELESFIRKHFPEIMIKSIHVWSLVPSKNIMYARLREQDLEALENTPLKEIREKIRTMKKELKEKFGFERVVIELY from the coding sequence ATGAATGAGAAAAATCTTGGGAGAGGGCTTTATTTTGTCTTTACTATAACGTTTTTAGATTTTCTTTTAGAAGTTTATTATGGCTATGCTTTCAACAGCTTAGCTTTGTTGTCTGATGCAGTTTATATGTTTATGGATCTATCGGGGCAGGCTTTGGCGATTTTTGCTATGTATTTATCCAAAAAGCCTCCAAACCCCAAAAGAACCTTTGGATACTACAGGGTTGAGATACTATCGGCTTTATTTAACGGCATAACTGCGGGATTTTTCCTAATAATGATATTTCTACACGCGTTCAAAAGGCTTTTGCATCCTGAATATGTAAACGCTGGAGGTGTCTTCTGGATATCTATTTTGGGTCTTATAGTAAATATAATTGGTATAGTGATACTTTATATTGGCTCAAGACACAGTCTTAATATAGCAGGGGCTTTTTTAAGGGTATTGATGGACGGGCTTAGTTCTGTGGGTGTTATAGCGTCGTCTGTTTTAATAGAGCTTACTGGAAACTACATATTTGACCCGATAATGAGTATATTGGTGGGCCTTAGTGTTATATATCCTATTTACAAAGTTTTGTCAAAATCTATAGATATTTTAATGGAATCTTCCCCAGAGTACGTAAACTTAGAAGAGTTAGAAAGCTTTATAAGAAAGCATTTCCCAGAGATAATGATAAAATCTATACACGTCTGGAGTCTTGTGCCCAGTAAAAATATAATGTATGCTAGATTAAGGGAACAAGATTTGGAAGCTTTAGAAAATACACCTTTAAAAGAGATAAGAGAGAAGATAAGGACTATGAAAAAAGAGCTAAAAGAAAAGTTTGGTTTTGAGAGAGTGGTGATAGAGCTTTACTAA
- a CDS encoding GNAT family N-acetyltransferase, whose translation MIGTLSQKTYGFRLKAFKPKINFRFEVGSFTVKTAQNSKELRKALELRHRVFYQELLNKSKLFRIDIDKFDFIADHIIIIDNKTQDVVGTYRIISSSFSNKFYSETEFDISSLKLLKATKIEIGRASVHKDYRSGAIIALLWKGIAYYAKLVDAKYVFGCSSVQTENIFEIVFAYKYLKQFENKMVFPLPDFRIKNFENYVKTVDNINIDVKDLKVFVPSLIQSYLKAGAVICGEPAFDRHFKCADFITLLDADNLNISFNRRFKS comes from the coding sequence ATGATAGGGACACTGTCGCAAAAAACCTATGGTTTTCGTTTAAAAGCTTTCAAACCAAAAATTAACTTTAGATTTGAAGTAGGAAGTTTTACTGTAAAGACTGCCCAAAACTCTAAAGAGTTAAGAAAAGCCCTTGAGTTAAGACATAGAGTATTTTATCAAGAGCTTCTAAACAAAAGCAAACTCTTTAGAATAGATATAGACAAATTTGACTTTATAGCAGATCACATTATCATAATAGACAACAAAACCCAAGACGTTGTAGGTACTTATAGGATTATATCCTCTAGTTTTAGCAACAAGTTTTATTCGGAAACCGAATTTGACATATCTAGTTTAAAGCTTTTAAAAGCTACAAAAATAGAAATTGGAAGAGCAAGCGTACATAAAGACTATAGAAGCGGTGCCATCATAGCCCTTCTTTGGAAAGGCATAGCTTACTACGCTAAATTAGTGGATGCTAAATATGTATTTGGGTGTTCAAGTGTCCAAACAGAAAATATATTTGAGATAGTGTTTGCCTACAAATATTTAAAACAGTTTGAAAACAAAATGGTGTTTCCGTTGCCGGATTTTCGCATAAAAAACTTTGAAAACTATGTAAAGACCGTTGATAACATAAACATTGATGTAAAGGATCTTAAGGTTTTTGTACCTTCTCTTATTCAAAGCTATTTAAAAGCTGGTGCTGTTATATGCGGTGAACCTGCTTTTGATAGGCATTTTAAGTGTGCTGATTTTATCACTCTCCTTGATGCTGACAATCTCAATATTTCTTTCAACAGAAGATTCAAATCATAG
- a CDS encoding energy transducer TonB — translation MTSIYFEDRKYKIISFILAIVFSSITMFLITFLKIDIYKYKMPKEIKIHLVNTILLNKEKNVTIEHKAVEKKIVMPKEKKIIKHNIVKHVEKPKPVEKPIASKIPPPEPQPYQIKKPVKQDVATQSNYQKVSESNEETSVASQSKSTQSSSENAGASTKPTKDQIALYLSKVYEIIEEHKHYPSLAKERGDSGTVYIRVSISASGKVNYVSLLNSSGSFILDEYTKELIKHLQFPAPPKGPITFDLKVHYRLNEGD, via the coding sequence ATGACTAGCATTTATTTTGAAGATAGAAAGTATAAAATAATATCATTTATATTAGCGATTGTATTTTCTTCTATAACCATGTTTCTAATAACGTTTCTTAAAATAGATATATATAAATACAAAATGCCTAAAGAAATAAAAATACATCTAGTAAACACAATTCTGTTAAACAAGGAAAAAAATGTAACAATAGAGCACAAAGCAGTTGAGAAAAAAATCGTAATGCCTAAAGAGAAAAAAATTATAAAACATAATATAGTGAAACATGTAGAAAAACCAAAACCTGTTGAAAAACCAATTGCTTCTAAAATACCACCCCCGGAACCGCAACCTTATCAAATAAAAAAACCTGTCAAACAGGACGTTGCCACACAATCTAACTATCAAAAAGTGAGTGAATCTAACGAAGAAACATCAGTAGCTTCTCAGTCTAAATCTACTCAGTCTTCATCTGAAAACGCCGGAGCTTCAACAAAACCTACAAAAGATCAGATAGCTTTATATCTTTCTAAGGTTTATGAAATAATAGAAGAACACAAGCATTATCCTTCCTTAGCAAAAGAAAGAGGAGATTCTGGTACGGTTTATATAAGAGTCAGTATATCAGCTAGTGGTAAAGTAAATTATGTTAGCTTATTAAACTCCAGCGGTAGTTTTATATTGGATGAATATACAAAAGAACTAATAAAACATTTACAATTTCCTGCCCCACCAAAAGGCCCTATAACGTTTGATTTAAAAGTACATTATAGACTCAACGAAGGAGATTAG
- a CDS encoding cation-translocating P-type ATPase — MKTLVVKHKTYGRIRVNSFYLKYLDVSKETIEEFIKSQEGIIDAKLNKTTGSLSISYDPNKIYIEEFLELINNTPIDIILGILKSYKTKPKPKEENPSKLRMVLGAVGGLLSLAPIFPNPFVKAITIFGSIPSFKSAITNLLQGRLSYQLLDSLALGITIQRNMLLSSNIMNLFIGLGDYLEDKLNQKARASIEDLLNVDGETAYIEKDGTKIEVPIEEISIGDIVVVYAGGRIPVDGIVHEGKAVVNESVLTGEDKPVLKEVGAKVYAGTNVVDGKIYIRVEQKGADTIISKIAHMVESYMDQKPAIYDRFNKLADATVLPILSIGLANQLITRNLAKTSSILTIDYNTNLRVSIPIAIASSISKASNHGVLIKGGRSLEALSNINCIVIDKTGTITKGEPIITDIVPLGEELSQEELLKIAASLEQRLKHPIADAIVNLAKQKNLELYEREDSDYDIGLGISAKLNNEEYKLGSSRYMVNHKISISKHVKDLVKEKHDEGKTVLYLSKGKKILGLIAFKDTIREEAKEIIKKLTNMNIKIVMLTGDNEEVAQTIAKEVGIKEFRARVSPEEKAKYVEQLKKEGYKVAMVGDGINDSVALSAADIGIAMGDGSQVAIDVADVVLVKEDLNLIYKAIKLSKDTMKVVNNNIKFNFTVNTLGMAISILGSGNPAFSVIINNGSTILSALYSITPDIKNE; from the coding sequence ATGAAAACACTTGTTGTAAAACATAAGACCTACGGTAGAATAAGGGTAAATTCTTTTTATCTAAAATACCTTGATGTATCCAAGGAAACTATAGAAGAGTTTATAAAATCCCAAGAGGGTATCATAGATGCCAAGTTAAATAAAACTACTGGTAGTCTATCGATATCTTACGATCCAAACAAAATATATATAGAAGAATTTTTAGAGCTTATAAACAACACGCCTATTGACATTATACTTGGTATATTAAAATCTTACAAAACAAAACCAAAACCAAAAGAAGAAAACCCGTCTAAACTTAGAATGGTATTGGGAGCGGTAGGAGGGTTGCTTTCTTTGGCACCTATTTTTCCAAATCCATTTGTTAAAGCCATTACCATATTTGGTTCAATACCTTCTTTTAAAAGCGCGATAACAAATCTTTTACAGGGTAGGCTTTCATATCAGCTTTTAGACTCTCTAGCCCTTGGCATAACCATACAAAGAAATATGCTTTTATCATCCAACATAATGAATCTCTTCATAGGATTAGGAGATTACCTTGAGGATAAATTAAATCAAAAAGCTAGAGCTTCTATAGAAGATTTACTAAATGTAGATGGTGAGACCGCTTACATAGAAAAAGACGGCACAAAGATAGAAGTGCCTATAGAAGAGATATCTATAGGAGATATAGTAGTTGTCTACGCTGGTGGTAGAATACCAGTAGACGGCATAGTTCACGAAGGCAAAGCGGTTGTAAACGAATCAGTGCTAACCGGAGAGGATAAACCTGTGTTAAAAGAGGTTGGTGCTAAAGTATATGCCGGCACAAACGTTGTAGACGGAAAAATCTATATAAGAGTGGAGCAAAAAGGCGCTGATACCATCATCTCAAAAATCGCCCACATGGTAGAGTCATATATGGATCAAAAACCAGCAATCTACGATAGGTTTAACAAACTAGCCGATGCCACGGTACTACCTATATTGAGTATAGGCTTAGCAAACCAACTCATAACAAGAAACTTAGCCAAGACTTCTAGCATCTTAACAATAGACTACAATACAAACTTAAGAGTTTCCATACCAATAGCCATAGCTTCTTCTATATCAAAAGCCTCAAACCATGGAGTTCTAATAAAAGGCGGTAGGTCTTTAGAAGCTCTATCCAATATAAACTGTATAGTTATCGATAAAACCGGCACCATCACCAAAGGAGAGCCTATTATTACAGATATAGTACCGTTGGGAGAAGAATTATCCCAAGAAGAGCTTTTAAAAATAGCCGCTTCCTTAGAGCAAAGGTTAAAACACCCCATAGCTGATGCTATAGTAAACTTAGCCAAACAAAAAAACCTTGAACTTTACGAAAGAGAAGATTCTGATTACGATATAGGATTAGGTATTTCTGCAAAATTAAACAACGAAGAGTATAAACTTGGTTCTTCGAGATATATGGTTAATCATAAGATATCTATATCAAAACATGTAAAAGACTTGGTAAAAGAAAAACACGATGAAGGTAAAACAGTGTTGTATCTTTCTAAAGGCAAAAAAATACTTGGTTTGATAGCTTTTAAAGATACTATAAGAGAAGAAGCAAAAGAGATTATAAAAAAACTTACCAATATGAACATAAAAATCGTTATGCTAACCGGAGACAACGAAGAAGTAGCTCAAACTATAGCCAAAGAAGTAGGCATAAAAGAGTTTAGGGCAAGAGTGTCTCCAGAAGAAAAAGCTAAGTATGTAGAACAACTTAAAAAAGAAGGCTATAAAGTGGCTATGGTGGGAGATGGGATAAACGACTCTGTGGCATTGTCAGCAGCAGACATAGGGATAGCTATGGGCGATGGCTCTCAAGTGGCTATAGATGTAGCTGATGTGGTGCTTGTAAAAGAAGATTTAAACTTAATATATAAAGCGATAAAACTATCAAAAGATACCATGAAAGTGGTGAACAACAACATAAAGTTTAATTTTACTGTAAATACGCTTGGAATGGCTATAAGTATATTGGGTTCTGGCAATCCTGCATTTTCGGTAATAATAAACAACGGCTCTACCATACTATCCGCTTTATACTCTATTACGCCGGATATAAAAAATGAATGA
- a CDS encoding TonB-dependent receptor: MLTKKLKTILLSLAVFSGGVSFAQSNSAPVYNIGQINVGAQQASSKQKKIEKRYHRATLKLKDKTIFKSAQTIKVIKKDQLKVAGPTGSASQVLSYAPGVTISSFGENGSRKFSIVLNGIRQGWGGFTGATGIDNGSLGITFDGVPLVNPSTGLWQSNQIPQLDLIQGIRVIYGPGNPESRWYNDLGGQIQFIPLQPSKYMGGFFDLSYGSFNSRNLFVAFNTGDIKGWRTVVAAGWGADNSYVTSVDGFRYPGHNYAYYIKTKKVFADGDGDFSIGAYAAQSYYWRNPPIPVSPQQGLTADGTPNTPLLSQSTTGFYSAPDFSVLHKLDQNGLDLVYSKLNLNFDKNTKFHNMIWFRYGFRRHNHYTGYPLGSNPGNLYEYNNPYDKVFGDKLWFELNNIYHNNIAFGGYYLVSNYNSRNAFWNPSVELAPGIYGSPTVPNAHYRSNYWNQTDIASFAEDTIKFYKFTFTPGIRWVDFITDYNNETCTDFPLACQLNPNGNQAQYPSTHTNFTKLEPSFDANYEIIDGISVYGNYAETYKVPENGGGGGPYQAVPASELHLEKSQEYQIGFKVLKQNLKYANKIFAGVNYFHMIFSNLFYPIYDSNGNYLGDGAGTSVYKGVNLFADYYPIKHLYLWTNATFEDAKFPNYTYTNVNGNITSANDLPVSYVPDTLFNLGVSYSYLINYLHGIITKPSVWFQYVGSQSMFNNNTGLPDTQKMPSYNTLNASISFDILNTARSIPYFKDIQLTLTALNITNKKYNEFEYISSGSYYSVNGGYVQAYPGAPFTVYGSIKADF, from the coding sequence ATGCTTACCAAAAAGTTAAAAACTATACTGCTTAGCTTAGCTGTTTTTAGCGGTGGAGTATCTTTTGCTCAATCTAATTCAGCTCCAGTTTATAACATAGGGCAGATCAACGTAGGAGCTCAACAAGCATCTTCTAAACAGAAGAAAATTGAAAAAAGATATCATAGAGCTACCTTAAAACTAAAAGATAAAACGATATTCAAATCTGCGCAAACTATAAAGGTTATAAAAAAAGACCAACTTAAAGTAGCTGGACCTACTGGTAGCGCTTCCCAAGTGTTATCTTACGCACCAGGTGTTACTATAAGTAGTTTTGGAGAAAATGGCTCTAGGAAATTTTCCATAGTTTTAAACGGCATAAGGCAAGGATGGGGCGGTTTTACTGGGGCCACGGGTATAGACAACGGATCTTTAGGAATCACTTTTGATGGTGTTCCACTAGTCAACCCTTCAACGGGCTTATGGCAATCAAATCAAATACCGCAATTAGATCTAATCCAAGGTATAAGGGTTATCTATGGGCCAGGTAATCCAGAATCTAGATGGTACAACGATTTAGGAGGACAGATACAGTTTATACCACTACAACCATCAAAGTATATGGGTGGTTTCTTTGATTTATCGTACGGAAGCTTTAACTCAAGGAATTTATTTGTAGCTTTTAACACTGGTGATATTAAAGGTTGGAGAACAGTTGTAGCAGCAGGCTGGGGAGCTGATAACAGCTATGTAACCTCTGTGGACGGATTTAGATATCCAGGTCACAACTACGCTTATTACATCAAAACTAAAAAAGTTTTTGCAGATGGAGACGGCGATTTTTCTATAGGTGCTTACGCAGCACAGTCTTACTACTGGAGAAACCCACCAATACCAGTATCTCCACAGCAAGGTCTTACAGCAGATGGAACACCAAACACACCTCTTTTAAGTCAAAGCACCACTGGTTTTTATAGTGCACCTGATTTTTCAGTGCTTCACAAGTTAGACCAAAACGGCTTAGATCTTGTATATTCAAAATTAAACCTAAATTTCGATAAAAATACAAAATTTCACAACATGATATGGTTTAGATATGGCTTTAGAAGACATAATCATTATACTGGTTATCCTCTTGGTTCTAATCCAGGAAATCTATATGAGTATAATAATCCATACGATAAAGTGTTTGGCGATAAACTATGGTTTGAACTAAACAACATATACCATAACAATATAGCTTTTGGTGGATACTATTTAGTAAGTAATTACAACTCAAGAAACGCTTTTTGGAATCCTTCGGTAGAACTAGCACCAGGTATTTATGGAAGTCCCACTGTACCAAATGCACATTATAGAAGTAACTATTGGAACCAAACAGATATAGCAAGCTTTGCAGAAGATACTATAAAATTTTACAAGTTTACATTTACTCCTGGTATAAGATGGGTAGATTTTATAACAGATTATAACAACGAAACCTGCACAGATTTTCCTTTAGCTTGCCAATTAAATCCTAATGGAAACCAAGCTCAATATCCTTCTACTCACACAAACTTTACTAAATTAGAGCCTTCTTTTGATGCAAATTATGAAATTATTGATGGTATATCAGTATATGGAAACTATGCCGAGACGTATAAAGTGCCAGAAAACGGAGGTGGTGGAGGCCCATATCAAGCTGTGCCAGCTTCAGAACTACATCTAGAAAAATCACAGGAATATCAAATAGGTTTTAAGGTGTTAAAACAAAACTTAAAGTATGCCAATAAAATATTTGCAGGTGTCAACTATTTTCATATGATATTTTCAAATTTATTTTATCCCATATACGACTCTAATGGTAATTATCTAGGAGACGGTGCTGGTACATCAGTTTACAAGGGTGTAAATCTATTTGCAGATTATTATCCTATAAAACACCTTTATCTATGGACAAACGCCACTTTTGAGGATGCCAAATTCCCAAATTACACATACACAAATGTTAATGGTAATATTACATCCGCTAATGATCTACCAGTTTCTTATGTACCAGATACTTTGTTTAATTTAGGTGTAAGCTATTCTTATCTTATAAATTATCTACACGGCATAATAACAAAGCCTTCTGTCTGGTTCCAATACGTAGGCTCTCAATCTATGTTTAACAACAACACCGGTCTTCCGGATACTCAGAAAATGCCAAGTTACAATACTTTGAATGCCTCTATATCTTTTGATATACTAAACACCGCAAGAAGCATTCCTTATTTTAAAGATATTCAGCTTACTCTAACGGCTTTAAACATAACAAACAAAAAGTACAATGAATTTGAATACATATCAAGCGGTTCATATTACAGCGTTAATGGAGGCTATGTACAAGCTTATCCAGGAGCTCCATTTACAGTTTATGGCTCTATAAAAGCAGATTTTTAA